A single window of Psychromonas ingrahamii 37 DNA harbors:
- a CDS encoding YHYH domain-containing protein: MKKVIAAIALSLFVSGAALAHSGGTDAYGCHTNHKTGGYHCH; this comes from the coding sequence ATGAAAAAAGTAATTGCTGCAATAGCATTGAGCTTATTTGTATCTGGTGCTGCACTTGCCCACTCAGGCGGAACAGATGCTTATGGCTGCCATACAAATCATAAAACGGGTGGTTATCACTGCCACTAA